The Peribacillus sp. FSL P2-0133 genome has a segment encoding these proteins:
- a CDS encoding amino acid permease — MESNGGSLQKKLLPRHISMMAMGGAIGTGIFKGSAETISLAGPGVIFTYIFAGLLLLVVMGAIAEMAIVYPNTNMKGFVQKAFGNRFSFIIGWMYCFMWLSVCVIEVVVAGSFLQYWLPAIPLWILSLGCAAFIIGINMMNVKNYGEFEFWFAGIKITMIIVFIILGACILFGVIPSGGSNYLQNFTGHGGFFPNGWMSIFSALLIVMFSYGGSELIGVTVTEAKDAERILPKVIKNYIWRVVLFFTLPILVICGLIPWNEISDQASPFVQVLSMSGFQGSAHIMNFILITAVLSAANSGIYGCTRMLHSLAAEGEAPKSFSYVSKNGVPLYSLILSAFVLVVGSMITFVAQDKAFTLLMAFPGFVVSLVWISICLAQLKLRNSYPKAPSFKLWGFPYVTLFAIITLSIICVSFVFSEQNRISIIACLIVLAALISISIFKFKSGDEQETTIIEKDIAK, encoded by the coding sequence ATGGAATCAAATGGTGGGTCACTGCAAAAAAAATTATTGCCGCGGCATATTAGCATGATGGCAATGGGAGGGGCAATAGGTACTGGCATTTTTAAAGGAAGTGCCGAAACCATATCGTTAGCAGGGCCCGGAGTCATATTCACTTATATTTTTGCAGGATTATTACTGCTTGTGGTCATGGGTGCTATAGCGGAAATGGCAATTGTCTATCCAAATACGAATATGAAAGGTTTCGTTCAGAAAGCATTCGGTAACCGCTTTTCATTCATCATAGGCTGGATGTATTGTTTCATGTGGCTATCCGTATGTGTCATTGAGGTAGTGGTGGCAGGAAGTTTCTTGCAGTATTGGCTCCCAGCAATCCCGCTATGGATATTAAGTTTGGGGTGTGCGGCTTTCATCATTGGGATTAACATGATGAATGTCAAAAATTATGGTGAATTCGAATTTTGGTTTGCTGGCATTAAAATTACAATGATCATCGTATTCATCATATTGGGAGCCTGTATTTTATTTGGAGTCATCCCAAGCGGCGGATCTAATTATCTTCAAAACTTCACCGGGCATGGTGGGTTTTTCCCAAATGGGTGGATGTCCATCTTTTCGGCATTACTGATCGTCATGTTCTCCTATGGCGGTTCAGAGTTAATCGGGGTGACGGTAACCGAAGCAAAGGATGCGGAACGCATTTTACCGAAGGTCATTAAAAACTATATTTGGAGAGTCGTATTATTTTTCACCTTACCGATACTTGTAATCTGCGGTTTGATTCCTTGGAACGAAATTAGCGACCAGGCAAGTCCGTTTGTACAAGTTTTGTCAATGTCCGGTTTTCAGGGATCTGCACATATCATGAATTTCATTTTGATTACGGCCGTCTTATCTGCCGCTAACTCTGGAATATATGGGTGTACCCGCATGCTGCATTCTTTGGCTGCAGAAGGGGAAGCTCCCAAGTCGTTCTCTTATGTATCAAAAAATGGCGTTCCTTTGTATAGTTTGATATTAAGTGCTTTTGTATTGGTCGTCGGCTCCATGATTACTTTCGTTGCACAGGACAAGGCATTTACTTTATTAATGGCGTTTCCAGGTTTTGTAGTATCCCTTGTATGGATCAGCATCTGTTTAGCGCAGCTAAAACTTCGCAATTCATATCCCAAAGCCCCGAGTTTTAAATTGTGGGGATTTCCATATGTAACCTTGTTTGCCATAATCACCTTAAGCATCATTTGTGTATCGTTCGTTTTCAGTGAACAGAATCGGATCAGTATCATTGCTTGCCTGATTGTGTTGGCTGCATTAATCTCGATTTCCATTTTTAAATTTAAAAGTGGGGATGAACAGGAAACAACGATAATAGAAAAGGATATTGCTAAATAA
- the hisC gene encoding histidinol-phosphate transaminase: MTFTKIPVRQNIESISPYVSGKPIEEVQRELGLETIVKLASNENPFGCSTLAKEAMITEMEQTSFYPEGMAPALAEKLARKLNINKDHIILGNGSDEVIRLLTRTYIQQNDEVIMADVTFPRYETNVLIDGGKPVKIPLINGVHDLKGMYDAITEKTRMIFVCNPNNPTGTIVQKEKLRSFIEKVPKHILLIVDEAYYEYVDDAEYLETLPLLNMHSNLVILRTFSKIYGLAALRIGYGLMDASIIQELVKVKEPFNTNRLAQAAAFASLDDHRFVEKCVRKNGEGRRYLENELSKMGLTFFPSHANFLMVNLNQPGRDIFEKLLIQGVIIRSGHLLGYENTIRVTIGTPLENERFISSLKHIINETSGT; the protein is encoded by the coding sequence TTGACCTTTACGAAAATCCCGGTTCGACAAAACATCGAAAGCATTAGCCCATATGTTTCGGGCAAGCCAATTGAAGAAGTGCAACGTGAACTTGGTCTTGAAACGATCGTTAAATTGGCATCCAATGAGAATCCATTCGGCTGCTCAACTCTAGCAAAAGAAGCCATGATTACCGAAATGGAGCAAACCTCCTTTTATCCTGAAGGTATGGCACCTGCATTAGCTGAAAAGTTGGCAAGGAAATTGAATATCAATAAAGATCATATCATTTTAGGCAATGGATCTGATGAAGTGATTCGTTTATTAACACGAACCTATATCCAACAAAATGATGAAGTCATCATGGCTGATGTGACATTTCCACGATATGAAACAAATGTATTGATTGACGGCGGCAAACCTGTAAAGATACCTCTTATTAATGGTGTACATGACCTGAAGGGGATGTATGATGCCATAACAGAAAAAACAAGAATGATATTTGTCTGTAATCCCAATAATCCGACAGGAACAATCGTTCAAAAAGAAAAGTTACGCTCTTTTATCGAGAAGGTGCCGAAACATATTTTACTGATTGTTGATGAAGCATACTATGAATATGTCGATGATGCAGAATATTTAGAAACCTTGCCGCTTTTAAATATGCATTCAAATCTGGTCATCTTACGCACTTTTTCAAAGATTTATGGACTGGCTGCATTAAGGATTGGATACGGTTTAATGGATGCTTCCATCATACAAGAGCTAGTTAAAGTGAAAGAACCCTTCAATACCAATCGTTTAGCACAGGCTGCGGCATTCGCTTCCCTCGACGACCATCGATTTGTTGAGAAATGTGTTCGTAAGAATGGGGAAGGAAGAAGATATTTAGAAAACGAACTAAGCAAGATGGGATTAACATTCTTCCCTTCACATGCCAACTTCTTGATGGTTAATTTGAATCAGCCTGGCAGGGACATTTTTGAGAAGTTATTAATTCAAGGTGTCATCATCCGTTCCGGTCATTTGCTAGGCTATGAAAATACTATCCGCGTGACCATCGGCACTCCACTTGAAAACGAGAGGTTCATATCCTCCTTAAAACATATAATCAATGAAACGTCAGGTACATGA
- a CDS encoding Lrp/AsnC family transcriptional regulator, translating to MDEIDVSLLELLQKDGRITISELSKKLALSRPSISERMYRLQEKGIIEGFSARVSPLAIGRGVLVFIQVSELKVPVSDFEQLVKNDLDIIECHRVTGTVGYFLKAALADMDSMRLLIDRLIPYGHLNTSVVLTSPVPSRSILPRINEMEDHGAKS from the coding sequence ATGGATGAAATAGATGTCAGTTTACTGGAACTTTTACAAAAGGATGGACGCATTACGATTAGTGAACTATCGAAGAAATTGGCTCTCAGTCGACCTAGCATCTCTGAACGTATGTATCGCCTGCAAGAAAAGGGGATCATTGAGGGGTTCAGCGCAAGGGTTTCACCTCTGGCAATAGGAAGGGGTGTACTTGTGTTCATTCAGGTGAGTGAACTTAAGGTTCCAGTTTCCGATTTTGAGCAATTGGTGAAAAATGATTTAGACATTATCGAGTGCCATCGTGTAACAGGAACTGTTGGATATTTTTTGAAAGCGGCTTTGGCTGATATGGACAGCATGAGATTACTGATAGATCGATTAATACCATATGGACATCTGAATACATCCGTGGTTTTGACATCCCCGGTACCTTCCCGCTCCATCCTTCCTAGGATCAATGAAATGGAGGATCATGGTGCGAAATCCTAA
- a CDS encoding alkylhydroperoxidase: protein MTRIKESSRGSSPFQRLFHSEEISHKWSDLSDCISADGKLSKKLKENVRRVLAYGNGCSYCQAKGIPLKPEDMKESYAIAFAEVFLLQREKTEEKFFLVLKEAFSDEEISELLAFICFTTAQQYFGALMDL from the coding sequence ATGACAAGAATAAAAGAATCATCGCGGGGATCCAGTCCATTTCAAAGATTATTTCATTCTGAAGAGATTTCGCATAAATGGTCGGATCTCTCAGATTGCATATCTGCAGATGGGAAACTTTCAAAGAAGTTAAAGGAAAACGTCAGAAGGGTTCTGGCATACGGTAATGGCTGCTCATATTGTCAGGCAAAAGGGATTCCACTAAAGCCGGAAGATATGAAAGAAAGCTATGCAATCGCCTTTGCGGAAGTATTCCTCTTGCAACGTGAAAAAACGGAGGAAAAGTTCTTCCTAGTATTGAAGGAGGCATTCAGTGATGAAGAGATTTCTGAACTATTGGCATTCATTTGTTTTACAACGGCCCAGCAATATTTCGGGGCTTTGATGGATTTATAA
- a CDS encoding Lrp/AsnC family transcriptional regulator: MKIDEKDQSILAELTLNSRISMRELAKKVNLSAPTVAERVRQMESFGIIKGYVAEIDHKKIGFPIECIVEATIKNGEYEKFKKYISKVPNVDFCYRIAGQACFMLKIHSESLEEVEEFINRTIPFAATVTHVILSKVERELE; the protein is encoded by the coding sequence ATGAAAATTGATGAAAAAGACCAGAGCATCCTTGCTGAATTAACGTTGAATAGCCGAATTTCCATGAGGGAATTGGCAAAGAAAGTAAACCTCTCCGCTCCCACCGTTGCCGAACGGGTACGGCAAATGGAGTCGTTCGGGATCATTAAAGGTTATGTTGCCGAGATTGATCATAAAAAGATTGGTTTTCCAATTGAGTGTATCGTGGAAGCAACGATAAAAAATGGGGAATATGAGAAATTCAAAAAGTATATCTCCAAGGTGCCGAATGTTGACTTTTGTTATCGAATTGCCGGGCAGGCTTGCTTTATGCTGAAAATCCACAGTGAGAGCCTTGAAGAAGTTGAGGAATTCATCAATCGGACCATTCCGTTTGCGGCAACTGTTACCCATGTGATCCTTTCAAAGGTGGAGCGGGAACTGGAATGA
- a CDS encoding catalase family peroxidase yields the protein MDSNLKRWGEILEGMDDFKPELAREAVNVIENVAGTYPGYRRAHARGYVYEGVFTPNGKASPLTVAPHLQDEAVPVIIRFSNSSPIPSHPDAISPVKGMAVKFQLPNGEESDLITVTIPLFFAKTPEAFVDIADFFKAAKEGFPNLKELAKIMWKYPESKASLQMLKEMRSPASFSMCQYYSIHAFYFINAEGRRQAIKYEWVPDAGLSMLEKKEVAKQAPEYLDEEMEERLKQCPVGFKLNIQIGGENDPTDDPTTAWSEDKQVITIGHLMISRKSAVSKDTLMFDPTNIPEGIECSEDRILHFRHSAYAVSYERRINNK from the coding sequence ATGGATTCGAATCTGAAAAGGTGGGGTGAGATATTGGAGGGAATGGACGACTTTAAACCTGAACTAGCCAGAGAAGCAGTTAATGTGATTGAAAATGTAGCTGGAACATATCCTGGTTATCGGCGTGCGCATGCAAGGGGATATGTTTATGAGGGGGTTTTTACCCCAAACGGAAAAGCGTCCCCATTAACGGTGGCTCCGCATCTTCAGGATGAAGCTGTGCCGGTGATCATTCGTTTTTCAAATAGCTCGCCGATTCCAAGCCATCCTGATGCCATTTCCCCTGTAAAGGGCATGGCCGTCAAGTTTCAATTGCCGAATGGAGAGGAATCAGATCTTATTACTGTGACCATTCCGTTATTCTTTGCGAAAACACCGGAAGCTTTTGTTGATATTGCTGACTTTTTCAAGGCTGCCAAAGAAGGTTTCCCCAATCTGAAAGAGCTTGCAAAAATCATGTGGAAATACCCTGAAAGCAAGGCAAGCCTGCAAATGCTTAAAGAAATGCGTTCTCCAGCGAGTTTCTCAATGTGTCAATATTACTCCATTCATGCATTCTATTTCATTAACGCGGAAGGAAGGCGGCAGGCCATCAAGTACGAGTGGGTACCTGATGCCGGCCTTAGTATGCTAGAAAAAAAGGAGGTGGCCAAGCAGGCGCCGGAGTATCTGGATGAAGAAATGGAAGAGAGGCTCAAGCAATGTCCGGTGGGCTTTAAATTGAACATCCAAATAGGAGGGGAAAATGACCCGACTGACGATCCAACCACAGCTTGGTCGGAAGATAAACAGGTAATCACGATAGGGCATTTAATGATTTCCAGAAAATCGGCAGTGTCAAAAGATACATTAATGTTCGATCCAACCAATATTCCTGAAGGAATCGAATGCTCGGAAGACCGAATCTTGCATTTTCGCCATAGTGCATATGCCGTCTCTTATGAACGTCGGATAAATAACAAATGA
- a CDS encoding AarF/ABC1/UbiB kinase family protein — protein MFRKRLKHAHRYQEIINAFLKNGFGYFIYRLGLSESKAASKLQPDENLNLRSIGERLHTILQNLGPTFIKLGQIASTRRDFVPDEIVRELEKLQDQVTPFPFERVRKIVEAELGDSLENLFLEFHETPLATASIGQVHTARLPSQEVVAIKVQRPDILPTVETDLEILDDLARLMEARISWARRYQIRKMIDEFAKSLRAELDYNSEGRNGERIAKQFIDDQGFKVPRIHWEFSTKRVLTMDFIQGIKINHFKQLDEEGYDRRQIAERLANSMLQQILIDGFYHGDPHPGNIIILPGNVVALMDFGMVGRLEEETKFQFASLVINLKRGSTNGLIKTLSEMGLLTDEIDMAPLRGDIDELRNKYYDIPLSQISLGGAVNDLFTVANRHQVQIPPEFTMLGKALLTMEAIVEGLDPNFSIMKAAEPFGERLFKERYNPKNIAKNAWNQFIESAEAIAELPKDIREVTGIIKKGKLRLDINIPELQVFLHKLDQISNRLSFSIILLAFSIIMVGLIIGSAIGGETLILWKIPVIEIGFVVATLMFLLMLYTIFRSGKM, from the coding sequence ATGTTTCGCAAGCGACTGAAACACGCACATCGTTACCAAGAAATCATTAATGCCTTCTTGAAAAATGGTTTTGGTTACTTCATCTATCGTCTGGGATTATCCGAGAGCAAAGCTGCATCGAAACTCCAACCCGATGAAAACCTGAACCTCCGCTCAATCGGAGAGCGGCTGCATACGATATTACAAAACTTGGGACCTACATTCATTAAACTTGGTCAGATTGCAAGTACGAGGCGTGATTTCGTTCCTGACGAAATCGTCCGCGAACTTGAAAAGCTACAGGACCAGGTCACCCCCTTTCCATTTGAGAGGGTTCGCAAAATTGTCGAAGCCGAATTGGGTGATTCTTTGGAAAACCTTTTTCTTGAATTTCATGAAACCCCACTGGCAACCGCTTCGATTGGGCAGGTCCACACGGCACGGCTTCCATCACAGGAAGTCGTAGCAATCAAAGTGCAGCGGCCCGATATCCTGCCGACTGTGGAAACGGATTTGGAAATTCTCGATGATTTGGCAAGACTAATGGAAGCACGCATATCTTGGGCAAGACGCTACCAAATCAGAAAAATGATTGATGAATTCGCTAAATCACTCCGTGCAGAACTCGATTATAACTCCGAGGGCCGAAACGGAGAAAGAATAGCCAAGCAATTCATCGATGATCAAGGGTTTAAGGTACCAAGGATTCATTGGGAGTTTTCCACAAAAAGGGTCCTGACGATGGATTTCATACAAGGAATTAAGATCAATCATTTTAAACAGCTTGATGAAGAAGGTTATGATCGCCGGCAAATTGCGGAAAGATTAGCGAATTCCATGCTTCAGCAAATATTGATCGATGGCTTTTACCACGGCGATCCCCACCCTGGCAATATCATCATTTTACCAGGGAATGTCGTCGCACTCATGGATTTCGGAATGGTGGGACGGTTGGAGGAAGAAACGAAGTTTCAGTTCGCCTCGCTTGTCATTAATCTGAAACGCGGCAGCACCAATGGATTGATCAAGACGCTTTCAGAGATGGGCCTCCTGACGGATGAAATCGACATGGCCCCATTAAGAGGGGATATCGATGAACTGCGAAATAAATATTATGATATCCCATTGAGCCAAATCAGCTTAGGCGGAGCTGTCAATGACCTGTTCACGGTTGCCAATCGGCATCAAGTCCAAATCCCTCCCGAATTCACGATGCTCGGCAAGGCTTTGCTTACCATGGAGGCAATTGTCGAAGGATTAGATCCGAATTTCAGCATTATGAAGGCAGCTGAACCTTTTGGGGAAAGGCTTTTTAAGGAACGCTACAATCCCAAAAACATTGCGAAGAACGCCTGGAATCAATTCATCGAGTCTGCTGAAGCCATTGCCGAATTGCCCAAGGATATCAGGGAAGTGACAGGTATCATTAAAAAAGGGAAATTGCGGCTCGATATCAACATTCCCGAACTCCAAGTTTTTTTACATAAGCTTGATCAAATCTCGAACCGGCTGTCTTTCAGTATTATCCTGCTAGCATTCAGCATAATCATGGTCGGTCTCATTATCGGCTCTGCAATAGGCGGGGAAACCTTGATCCTATGGAAGATACCGGTTATCGAGATTGGATTTGTCGTTGCAACCCTGATGTTCTTACTTATGCTCTACACCATATTCAGATCCGGAAAAATGTAA
- a CDS encoding glucose 1-dehydrogenase, whose product MGFTNKTVIVTGASNGIGKGVAKGYAESGASVVLADLDEREGVLYVEELKSNGHEAMFVKTDVRKEADIQHLMDVTLKTYKSIDILINNAGKALFKSLYDLTIEEWDDMMNTNLRSVFLCSRAAAESMRKNEKGGAIINIASTRAIMSEPDSESYAATKGGIKALTHALAASLGKEKITVNSISPGWIETGDYDSLRDKDHQQHFSNRVGKPEDIARACLYLTATENDFVTGANLIVDGGMTRKMMYEE is encoded by the coding sequence ATGGGATTCACAAATAAAACGGTGATTGTAACAGGCGCTTCGAATGGTATAGGTAAAGGCGTGGCCAAGGGATATGCAGAAAGCGGCGCTTCAGTCGTTCTCGCAGATTTGGACGAGCGGGAAGGTGTTCTGTATGTGGAAGAGCTTAAAAGTAACGGTCATGAAGCAATGTTCGTTAAAACGGATGTACGAAAGGAAGCTGACATCCAACATTTGATGGATGTAACTTTAAAAACATATAAATCCATTGATATATTAATCAATAATGCAGGAAAGGCATTATTCAAATCGCTTTATGATCTGACGATTGAGGAATGGGACGATATGATGAATACGAATTTGCGCAGTGTTTTCCTTTGTTCCCGGGCAGCCGCGGAATCGATGCGGAAAAATGAAAAGGGAGGTGCAATCATCAATATAGCATCAACCAGAGCGATAATGTCTGAGCCGGATTCGGAGTCCTATGCAGCGACAAAAGGAGGGATCAAAGCACTGACACATGCACTTGCCGCTTCTTTAGGCAAAGAGAAAATTACGGTCAATTCGATTTCTCCGGGCTGGATTGAAACGGGAGATTATGACTCTCTGAGGGATAAAGATCATCAGCAGCATTTTTCCAATCGGGTTGGCAAACCGGAAGACATTGCAAGGGCCTGTCTTTATTTGACGGCAACGGAAAATGATTTCGTTACGGGTGCGAATCTTATCGTCGATGGAGGCATGACAAGAAAAATGATGTACGAGGAGTAA
- a CDS encoding TIGR00266 family protein, giving the protein MNNHEIDFKIYGDDMQFVEVELDPQETVIAEAGSLMMMEDRIKMETIFGDGSSNGDSGMMGKLFGAGKRLLTGESLFMTAFTNEGRDKKHVSFASPYPGKIIPMDLSELGGKIICQKDAFLAAAKGVSVGIEFQKKIGAGFFGGEGFIMQKLEGDGMTFVHAGGTIHKKELAAGEILRVDTGCLVAMTSGVDYNIETVKGVKTALFGGEGLFFATLKGPGTVWVQSLPFSRLASRVFAAAPQNGGSSEEGSVARGLFNLFNDK; this is encoded by the coding sequence ATGAATAACCATGAAATAGATTTTAAAATATATGGAGATGACATGCAGTTTGTTGAAGTGGAATTGGACCCTCAGGAAACGGTGATTGCCGAAGCTGGAAGTTTAATGATGATGGAAGATCGAATTAAGATGGAAACCATCTTTGGCGATGGGTCTTCGAATGGTGACAGCGGAATGATGGGTAAGCTATTCGGTGCCGGGAAACGGCTCCTTACTGGTGAGAGTCTTTTCATGACGGCTTTTACGAATGAAGGACGAGATAAAAAACACGTTTCATTCGCCTCGCCTTATCCAGGTAAAATCATCCCGATGGATTTAAGCGAGCTCGGCGGGAAAATCATATGTCAAAAAGACGCTTTCCTGGCGGCAGCAAAAGGCGTTTCGGTCGGAATTGAGTTTCAGAAAAAAATAGGGGCAGGCTTCTTTGGCGGTGAAGGCTTCATCATGCAAAAACTTGAAGGAGATGGAATGACCTTCGTTCATGCCGGCGGTACGATCCATAAAAAGGAATTGGCAGCAGGAGAGATTTTACGCGTCGATACAGGATGTTTAGTGGCAATGACTAGCGGGGTAGATTATAATATTGAAACTGTAAAAGGCGTGAAAACCGCTTTATTCGGAGGCGAAGGTTTATTCTTTGCAACATTAAAAGGGCCCGGAACCGTGTGGGTGCAATCATTGCCATTCAGCCGGCTTGCCAGCCGTGTATTTGCTGCAGCGCCGCAAAATGGAGGATCATCCGAAGAAGGCAGCGTAGCTAGAGGCTTATTCAATTTATTCAACGATAAATAA
- the glpK gene encoding glycerol kinase GlpK, producing the protein METYILSLDQGTTSSRAILFNKSGEVLHIAQKEFTQYFPNPGWVEHNANEIWGSILSVIASCLSEMNVKPEQIAGIGITNQRETTVVWDKETGQPIHHAIVWQSRQTSEICTHLKDEGLDDLFLQKTGLLIDAYFSGTKVKWILDHVDGAREKAENGDLLFGTIDTWLIWKLSGGKAHVTDYSNASRTLMYNIHDLKWDEELLEILQVPQSMLPDVRSSSEIYGKTAPHHFFGHEIPIAGAAGDQQAALFGQECFEKGMAKNTYGTGCFMLMNTGEKAVKSEHGLLTTIAWGLNGKVEYALEGSIFVAGSAIQWLRDGLKLLHDPKDSEKYALRVTSADGVYVVPAFVGLGTPYWDSDVRGAVFGLTRGTSKEHFVRATLEALAYQTKDVLSAMEVDSGINLKSLRVDGGVVKNNFLMEFQSGLLNVPVERPVISETTALGAAYLAGLAVGYWESQEEISKLWAVDKKFEPRMEEQERKELYTGWKKAVQAATVFK; encoded by the coding sequence ATGGAGACTTACATATTATCATTGGACCAGGGAACGACAAGTTCGCGGGCCATTTTATTTAATAAAAGCGGGGAAGTCTTGCATATTGCGCAAAAGGAATTCACCCAATATTTCCCCAATCCTGGCTGGGTGGAGCATAACGCCAATGAAATTTGGGGTTCCATCCTATCGGTAATCGCTTCCTGTCTATCGGAAATGAATGTAAAACCGGAACAGATCGCTGGAATTGGCATAACGAATCAACGGGAGACGACCGTGGTATGGGATAAGGAAACAGGTCAGCCTATCCATCATGCCATCGTCTGGCAATCCCGGCAGACAAGCGAAATTTGCACTCATTTGAAGGATGAGGGTCTCGATGACTTATTTTTGCAGAAAACCGGTTTGTTGATTGATGCTTATTTTTCCGGTACAAAGGTGAAATGGATTCTCGACCATGTAGATGGGGCACGGGAAAAGGCTGAAAACGGAGACTTATTGTTTGGTACGATCGATACGTGGCTGATATGGAAACTTTCGGGTGGTAAAGCACATGTAACCGATTATTCGAATGCTTCAAGGACGCTGATGTATAACATTCATGACCTGAAGTGGGACGAAGAGCTGCTGGAAATCTTGCAAGTGCCGCAATCGATGCTCCCGGATGTTCGCTCTTCATCAGAGATATACGGGAAAACAGCGCCACACCATTTCTTTGGACACGAAATCCCGATTGCCGGAGCAGCTGGAGATCAACAGGCAGCTTTGTTCGGCCAAGAATGCTTTGAAAAAGGAATGGCCAAGAATACGTATGGCACCGGATGCTTTATGCTGATGAATACAGGAGAAAAGGCAGTGAAATCAGAGCATGGCCTGTTGACCACGATTGCATGGGGGCTGAATGGAAAAGTCGAATATGCCTTGGAAGGCAGTATTTTTGTCGCAGGTTCGGCCATACAATGGTTAAGGGATGGGCTGAAACTCTTGCATGATCCGAAAGACAGTGAAAAGTATGCTTTGCGGGTCACTTCAGCCGATGGAGTCTATGTAGTCCCCGCATTTGTTGGATTAGGCACCCCTTATTGGGATAGTGATGTCAGGGGAGCTGTATTCGGACTGACAAGGGGGACATCGAAGGAGCATTTCGTCCGGGCAACATTGGAAGCGTTGGCTTACCAGACAAAAGATGTCCTTAGCGCCATGGAAGTCGATTCAGGGATTAACCTAAAGTCATTGAGGGTCGATGGCGGGGTCGTCAAAAACAACTTCTTGATGGAATTTCAAAGCGGTCTCCTGAATGTCCCCGTCGAAAGACCGGTTATTAGTGAAACGACAGCGTTAGGTGCAGCGTATTTGGCTGGACTCGCTGTCGGGTATTGGGAAAGCCAGGAAGAGATTTCAAAGCTATGGGCAGTCGATAAGAAATTCGAACCCAGGATGGAAGAACAGGAACGAAAGGAATTATATACTGGCTGGAAAAAGGCAGTTCAGGCGGCAACGGTTTTTAAATAG
- a CDS encoding CBS domain-containing protein produces the protein MLVKDFMIREVYVARPNFTLKEILRILIENKVGGVPVVDEHDKLLGMVTDGDILRYLTPAEEAIMGYFTYITVLPGEELDEKVTSKMNDKVSQIIKNKRITKLSPEDPLDELIKVLSKHHFKKIPVVDKNDKVVGIISRGDALRALYKEFVQKLE, from the coding sequence ATGTTAGTTAAGGATTTCATGATAAGAGAAGTCTATGTAGCCCGTCCAAATTTTACATTAAAGGAAATTCTGCGAATCTTAATCGAAAATAAAGTGGGCGGGGTACCGGTCGTGGATGAACATGATAAACTATTGGGAATGGTTACGGACGGGGATATCCTTCGTTATTTGACACCTGCAGAAGAAGCCATCATGGGGTATTTCACATACATTACGGTTCTTCCCGGTGAAGAATTGGATGAAAAGGTTACATCCAAAATGAATGATAAAGTCTCACAAATCATTAAAAATAAAAGGATAACAAAGCTTTCCCCCGAAGATCCGTTAGATGAATTGATAAAGGTCCTTTCCAAGCATCATTTCAAGAAAATCCCCGTCGTGGACAAAAATGATAAAGTCGTCGGCATCATCAGCAGGGGAGATGCACTTAGGGCTCTATATAAGGAATTCGTTCAAAAGCTGGAATAA